TTTAACATCTGTCCAAAAGATATGTTTTTCTCCTGCTGCAATGCTTACTGTTTCATTAGAAAAGAAATCATAGCCAGCTGAACCTTTATCCCCGCGTATTGGTAGTGATATGGTTTGTCCTGGAAATTTTCTGTTTGTTTCATTTACTACTTCAAATCCTCTTACTTTCACTTTGTTCACTCCTATTTGTTTGGGTCTTTTCGTTCTACTTGGTGTAAAAAGCTGCCGTGGCGCTCGATTTGCTGACGAACGTAATCCGCCGCATACTCAGGACCACGATACGGATAACCTGCTTTAGCATAGGAACTTTCGAAATCTGACCAAAGCATTTCAATCCACCATAAGGCTTGTTCTTTATCTAAATGCGGGTTTTTAGCCATTAATTCCGCTGTTAGTTCATCTAAATACGTATACAACTCACTCTTCCTCCTCAAAACTGATTTCATTTTCAGTTAGGTATGATTGAATTGTATCATAAGAAAAACCTTTCTGCATTAGCGATGTGATTGTTTTTTGTTTGGCAATGCTTGGTTTGTAGCGTTTATTTTTGCGCATTGTTTTTTCAACTTGTTTTTGTAAAATATCTGCTTCATCAGCTATATCAATTTCGCTTGTTGCTTCTGTTGCAGCTGTTTTGGCTAATTCACTCGTATAACCTTTTTGGATTAAATCGGTGATAATTTTTTGTTGGAGCATTTTTTTGGCACTTTTATTGTTTCGCTTCATGATTTTTATTGCTTGTTTGGTGGCGTTTTCTAGCTGTGCTTCATCCGAATATTCTTCGATAACTTGGCTAATGATTTCTCTCGTTAGTCCTTTTTCGACTAATTCACGTTCGATAGTTCGCGGACCTTTTAGGGTTGTTTTGATTTGCGTTTTCGTATACAGTTCTGCAAATTCGAGATCATTAATATAGTCCATGTCGGCTAACTTTTTTAAAATCTCATCAATTGCAAAAGCTTCCATTTCTTGCTTTTTCAAATAATCGCGAATTTCTTTTTCCGAGCGAACACGGTGGGATAAGAAGTTGATTGCTTTATTTAAGCCTTTTCGAACCATGTCAGCTTGTTTGATTTCTTCTATCTCAGCCTCTGTGAGCGCTTTTCCTTTCATTAGTTGGTAGCGGGCTAAAACTTCTTCGTCTACACTAAAGTTGTATTTTTCATCAATAAAAATGTTGTAACGTTCTTTGTTTTTCTGCTGGACACTTATGGACGTGATTTTCATAATCCGCCTCCTTCTCCCTTCTATCATACCGCAAAAAATGGTTTTAATACTACTAAAAAGGGAATAAACTAGTTAGGACAATAAAGAGGTGATAAAATTGCATATCTTACTTACAGGCGCAACAGGTTTTATTGGTGATCATTTAGTGCATGAATTAGAAAAATCTGATCACGAGCTTTATATTTTAACAAGACAAAAGCTAAAAAACCGCGCAAATGTACACTATATTGAATGGTTAAATGAAGATAAATTGCCGAATTTAGAAGATTTACCAGTGGATGTTTGTATTAATTTTGCTGGTGCTGGTTTGATGGATGAAAAATGGACTTACGATAGAAAGAAAGTGATTGTAAATAGCCGCATCGAAGCTACTTCAGCACTCTTATCGATTGTGAAGAAAATGAAATCCAAACCAAAATTGTGGATTAATGCAAGTGCAATTGGGGCTTATACGTCTTCTAAGTCAACGATTTATCTAGATACGGAAGAAAATACTTATGCAGATAACTTCTTAGGAAAAACGGTTTATGAATGGGAAAAAACAGCGAGTGCGGCAAGTGATTTGGGCATTCGAGTTGTGTATGCTCGCTTTGGTCTTGTACTTGGCACTGGTGGTGGGTCGTTCCCGGTTTTTGAAAAATTATTCCAAACTTATACAGGCGGCCGTTTTGGTAATGGAAGACAATGGTATTCATGGATTCATATCGATGATGTCGTTGCAGCGATATTGTTTATTTTTGATCACGAACAAATAGATGGCGTGGTTAATTTTACAGCTCCTCACCCTGTTCAAGAAAAGAAATTTGCTGAACGACTTGGGAAAAAGATGCATAAACCTTATAAAACACCGGTTCCTAAAAAAATAATTAAATTTATTCTCGGTGAACGTGCCATGACTATTTTGGACAGTCAACGTGCTTACCCGGAAAAACTAATGAGTAATCATTTCGAGTTTCGCTTTGAAACGTTGCAGGAAGCTTTAGATGACTTGCTTGATTAAAAAACCAGATTCTGATTTTACTCAGAATCTGGTTTTTTTGTTTCTTCTTCTAGTGGGAAGTCAAGGATTACTTGGCTATTAGCAAGTGGTCGTTTTTTACCAACAAGAATCATTAATTGTAACATCGTGAAAGCAATCGAGCTTCTTTTTCGAAAGGCAACAAATTTTTGTTCCCATTCTGTAACGTACTTAGATTTGAAATTACGTAATCCTTTGAAGCCATAGAAACCTTGACTATAACGGTACACAAGTCCAGCCAATCGTTCGCCTAGGAAAGCATATTTACTTTCTCCGACGTTCGCAAGTGGCGCCATGCCAGCATTAAAGGTTTGGAATCCATCTTCTTTGGCTTGTTCGAATAAGTTGATGAAAAGAAAGTCCATAATGCCTGATGGTGCTTCTTTAGAATAGCGCATTAAATCAATCGAAGTCATTTCGTCCGTATAAGACGGCATCATGGAAGCGAAGCCAACGACCGTACCTTCTCCATTTTTCGCGATAGCAATCGGAGCTTGTTCGAGATAGTACGTATCAAAGAATCCTAATGAAAAGCCTTTTTCTTCTCTACCATCTAGCCACTCATCAGAAATCGCTCGTAAAGTTGTCCACATTTCGTGATTAAATGGCGGCTCTATTATTTCAAAAGTATAACCTTCTCGTTCTAATTTATTCATTAGCGCGCGTTCGCCTTTTTTCTTTTTGCCACTCATTGTAAAGTTTTGGACGTCAACAAAGCCTTCTTCTCCGAGCTTGATAAAGTCAAAACCGTGGTCATGCAAATACGGGATCATCGTGCCGCGGACTTCATAGAAAACTGGTCGATAACCAAATCTATCCGCATTCATCATAACCTCTTCAATTGCTTCTTCCATTTTATCCATATTACCAGTTGGTTCACCCATGATAACCATTTTGTCCGCAATGATTCGGTAAGAGAAAAGCACTTCTCCCTCCGCTGCCCAAAATAGTAGTTTATCACGTAAGAACATCGTATGACTGACTTCATTTCCGCCCCATTTCGCTAAATGTTCGCGTACTTTGACTGCTTCAAATGGAGAGCCAAGTTTTTCTTTTGTTGTGGATAAATAAATGTAAATAATGACTAAACTAACAACGGCGATAAATACGCCAACGAAACCGACTAACCATAAATGCTCTGAGGCAATGCGTAAATAATCAGGGATTTCTTTGGAATGTTTGATATTAGGTGAATTGTAAATTCCGATAACAATATAACCTGCCAAACAGACAATGAATATAATGCTATCAATAATTACTTTACTCCAAGTATAAACTAGTTTTTCTCGGTAAAATTCGTTTCGAGCTAAGAATAAACATAACAATACTATTCCTAAAAAGATGGCTTGCTTCAACGAAAATACACGAGCAAGTGTATTGAAAATCGCGCAACCTAGTACAATAAATGTAATAATATAGGCTTTCTTTGTTTTACATTCGATACCTCTCGCAAGTCCCAGCAATAAAAAGCCAAATGCAACGATAGTAATTTGGGATGTAAATAAGAAATTAAACGGCATAATTTTGTATAGAAATGGCACATGATAAATGGCGTTTGGTACGGCAGACGATAAAATTAGCAATAATCCAGAGCCGTAAACAAATATAACCAAGAAGCGATGAGCCACTTTTTGTAAGAATAGTAGCGGTAATCCTTCTAAAAAGTCATTTACTTTCTTCCCTGCTTTTTGGACGAAGAAAAGTAGGCCGACTACGAATGGAATGATATAGTAGAAAATACGGTAAAACAGCATCCAAGCGAGTGCTAATTCTTGAGAAACACCTAGTTGGCTGAGTCCAAGAATCATTACGACGTCAAATGTCCCTACTCCACCTGGGACCATCGAAGCTATCCCAATCACAGAAGCGATAACAAATAACGGGAACACTTTGAAAATGTCGACTGGTTCTCCCATCAATGTGCCGATAATCGCGAAACATCCGAACGCGAAGCCCCACTCTAAAAGAGAAGCAATAATGAGTGTTAATTCTCTTTTGATAGGTAAATCGACAAAGAGAGACTTACTTTTCCATTTCGTAATAGTGAATAAAATCGGGAAGTACAGTCCACCTGCTAGAAGCCACGGCCAGTAATTAACAAAATGATCTGCAAATCCGGGAATCAGTAAGGTAGCTAATGATACTAAGCAATAAATGGATAAACCAGATACTAAAAATAAAGCAATTTTAGAAATGGCTAGTAAGATTTCTTTGTGCGACGCATTTTTTCCGTAAAAGCTTGCTCTTAAGCTGGCACCTAAAACGCCACCAAATCCACCAATGTTTGTAAAGGTATTCGTGATCCAACCAGAAGCAATCACATGACTTGGGGAAAACTTTCCGGGTAATAACTTAACGATGACATAATCATACAAAAGCATTGGAGTGACAGCGATTAAGCCGACGATAAACATAATAAATATTTGTTCTGGACTTTGAGAAGTTAAATTTTCTTTTAGTGACGGATAGTCAATTCCCGTCGCAATATTAATAATTTCAAAAATAACAAATGCCATCACAAAAGTGATAAAAACGATTTTTACGATGGTACTATTTTTTTGAAACCACGAGTAGGCTTGCATTAGTT
The sequence above is drawn from the Listeria monocytogenes genome and encodes:
- a CDS encoding YfhJ family protein, which encodes MYTYLDELTAELMAKNPHLDKEQALWWIEMLWSDFESSYAKAGYPYRGPEYAADYVRQQIERHGSFLHQVERKDPNK
- the recX gene encoding recombination regulator RecX; this encodes MKITSISVQQKNKERYNIFIDEKYNFSVDEEVLARYQLMKGKALTEAEIEEIKQADMVRKGLNKAINFLSHRVRSEKEIRDYLKKQEMEAFAIDEILKKLADMDYINDLEFAELYTKTQIKTTLKGPRTIERELVEKGLTREIISQVIEEYSDEAQLENATKQAIKIMKRNNKSAKKMLQQKIITDLIQKGYTSELAKTAATEATSEIDIADEADILQKQVEKTMRKNKRYKPSIAKQKTITSLMQKGFSYDTIQSYLTENEISFEEEE
- the mprF gene encoding bifunctional lysylphosphatidylglycerol flippase/synthetase MprF; this encodes MKEKLMQAYSWFQKNSTIVKIVFITFVMAFVIFEIINIATGIDYPSLKENLTSQSPEQIFIMFIVGLIAVTPMLLYDYVIVKLLPGKFSPSHVIASGWITNTFTNIGGFGGVLGASLRASFYGKNASHKEILLAISKIALFLVSGLSIYCLVSLATLLIPGFADHFVNYWPWLLAGGLYFPILFTITKWKSKSLFVDLPIKRELTLIIASLLEWGFAFGCFAIIGTLMGEPVDIFKVFPLFVIASVIGIASMVPGGVGTFDVVMILGLSQLGVSQELALAWMLFYRIFYYIIPFVVGLLFFVQKAGKKVNDFLEGLPLLFLQKVAHRFLVIFVYGSGLLLILSSAVPNAIYHVPFLYKIMPFNFLFTSQITIVAFGFLLLGLARGIECKTKKAYIITFIVLGCAIFNTLARVFSLKQAIFLGIVLLCLFLARNEFYREKLVYTWSKVIIDSIIFIVCLAGYIVIGIYNSPNIKHSKEIPDYLRIASEHLWLVGFVGVFIAVVSLVIIYIYLSTTKEKLGSPFEAVKVREHLAKWGGNEVSHTMFLRDKLLFWAAEGEVLFSYRIIADKMVIMGEPTGNMDKMEEAIEEVMMNADRFGYRPVFYEVRGTMIPYLHDHGFDFIKLGEEGFVDVQNFTMSGKKKKGERALMNKLEREGYTFEIIEPPFNHEMWTTLRAISDEWLDGREEKGFSLGFFDTYYLEQAPIAIAKNGEGTVVGFASMMPSYTDEMTSIDLMRYSKEAPSGIMDFLFINLFEQAKEDGFQTFNAGMAPLANVGESKYAFLGERLAGLVYRYSQGFYGFKGLRNFKSKYVTEWEQKFVAFRKRSSIAFTMLQLMILVGKKRPLANSQVILDFPLEEETKKPDSE
- a CDS encoding TIGR01777 family oxidoreductase, yielding MHILLTGATGFIGDHLVHELEKSDHELYILTRQKLKNRANVHYIEWLNEDKLPNLEDLPVDVCINFAGAGLMDEKWTYDRKKVIVNSRIEATSALLSIVKKMKSKPKLWINASAIGAYTSSKSTIYLDTEENTYADNFLGKTVYEWEKTASAASDLGIRVVYARFGLVLGTGGGSFPVFEKLFQTYTGGRFGNGRQWYSWIHIDDVVAAILFIFDHEQIDGVVNFTAPHPVQEKKFAERLGKKMHKPYKTPVPKKIIKFILGERAMTILDSQRAYPEKLMSNHFEFRFETLQEALDDLLD